The following is a genomic window from Pyricularia oryzae 70-15 chromosome 5, whole genome shotgun sequence.
TTTGAGATGTTGACCGAGGGCGACAGCACCATCATTGCCGTGGCCACAACCTCTGCCAGGTCCAGCATCCAGGAGATCGACGTGACGAGCTCAAAATCGCTCTCGAGGGCGCAGACTCTCAACGGCGGAGAGAACTCGCAGTGCATGCCGATCCATCCCAAGGATCAGGGGCCCGTGGTTCAGTTGAAGGTGGTGGAAGCAGAGCAGACGGACGAGTCCTCGGAGGAGCGCGAGCGTGATTTAGAGGTGGATGAGTACCCAAGCGATGAGTACCCTAGCGATGACTACCAGAGCGACGAGGACGCTGGATACGAGTCGTCCGTAATAGAAGAGGACTACGCAGCAGTACCCTCGACCCACTCTGGAGATGCACGCAAGCAGTCCATCGAGGAGCCCAGAGACAGGGAATGGAGTCCAGAAGTGCTGGAAACTATAAGAGAGAGCAGGGAGCTTCTGATGTCAAGCGAACAACTGCCCACGTCGAGGGAACTACTACCCGTTCAAACCGAAACACCCTTGCAGAGGGAAACCTTCTTACCAGAGATCTCATTCGAGGATGACAAGGGCTTCGACTTTGGCTTTCTTCCATAATAATGCCTGCTGATACCGACCAGCACTTCTCTTTCAATACCTAGGGAAATCCCGAGGTAGTAGTATATAATTTTAGTAACATAATGAAAATTCACTTTATTCACACCGCAGCTTGGAAACAAATACCTGTCGTCTGTACATGCCTGCCGGAGAAAGCagccaagcaaaaaaaaataacaccATCGACCCTGAAGTTGCCTTGCGGAAACTGCCCTAGGCGTAGGCTAGGCGACGACCCAAGGAAATAACCGGCTGAAGAACCCTGCTGGCGCCCTGTTGGTATGCAACCGAAGCTTCACCCTGTGATCACAAACCAGTCTAGAAGTCTGGTTCCGCGACTTGGGACTTAGGTAAGCCAGCCCTGGCAGTCGGTGAGATTTGGCGATTTGACCACCAGTGCTCACGGAATGGGGTCCCTTGGCGACTTGAACTTTGTCAATGGATGGGATGAATTGAAGATAGACATGAGAGGCCAAGAACCAACGGCGCTGTGCCAATGCAGAATGGACATTGAGCAAACGTTTGGCACAAGCAAAAGCCAAGAGTTTGCAAGCTGAAGCTTTTCCCACGTCCGACGAAAGAGATGAGTCTAGCCTGCGTCTAATCTAGAACCAGACAGATAGACTATTCTAGTTTTAAAGTCTCGCTCGCTCTCAGCTCAGTCGGTGTGATGTGACTTTACGGCAAATGTCAGTTGACGTTGACAAGACGAACCAAGCTAGTCTAATGAAGCTTTGAATTGAAGATGGCTGGAATTTGATATACGTTCAAACAACAAGATCAAAAGTGTGTTGACAGGTTGGATCAGGTGGTTGGTGTTTATTGTAGGAAATCTTGAAGCGATTGACTGCATTCAAAAGTTGAAGATTGGAGGAGGCTGGATCCTACCTGGTTCACAAGCTtgacaaggtaggtacctgctCCGTAATTGACAAAAACCTGTCGAGTCTTGGCGCGAGGTACTCGGCTCCCCACATTTGATACCCCACCCCCTCTTTACCACATGGGCTTCGACCAGGCTTCGGTTCGTACCCCTCAAGAAGAGAATCCCCTCACACTCCGAATCGATTGAGACATGCACTTGCTCGCCTGATCCGCAAGTTTATGCTGTCAAATCTAAAACCTTTATTTTGTAACAAACTTATATTTTACCTATCGAGGATCACCAAGCCGATTCTTTATCAGCGATACTTTATAACACTACTACTGGTTAATCTGGGCGCGAAATTTGGCAGCTGAAAGAGCTAAATCATCTTCTGATTCGACGTTCCGCGAGCCCCGTCTCCACAATACCTTGCTGCGATTCATGTCGAACCTGGCCTGTGACCTCACTACGAAGTCACCAACGTCAACAACCGCCTTGGTAGAGTCCAGACTCAGGAAGCATATTGCGGTACTGTTATAGGGATACACTTTATGGCAACCCGTTCATGATATGATTGCAAGCAGTGAGATGCTGGGCATAGCATAGCCACATTCAGATTATTCAATTGTTCTCCGCCTTGGAAGTCTAGATTAGAATTGCTTTCTTCGATAAGGCCCTTGACGCACATGATTCCACCAAAAAAATCCAGGCCAATCTTCATTCTTTCGGTCAAGCTCGTGCCAAGCTGAGCTGTAATTCGAGgcctgaccaacgaccctAGCTTCAACCGATTTCGACCCGACCGTACCTAGCTCTGACTTTGTACCAAACACTACACCTTGGGGCACACAGACGCACGCATTCACCCAAGACACACGCAGCTTGTCCCTCGACCAGTCAGCAATCGCTTGGCCCAACGCCGAACCATCGTCAGCCTCCATCTGCATCTGCTGCCAAGGTCCCCATCAGCAGTAACGTCGAATCCGTACACGCGTCTGATCTCTCAACTTGAGAGATCTTCTCCCTCCATTTCCTCTTGAAGCGATTGAAGATACGGAAATACGCGGCAGATATTTGGCCAttcgtttttgttttttttttcttctccttctgcgcgtagccatcggcgcTGACTCGTCGCCCCCAAGTCTCCGAGGCGTCAGCAATAAGGACATCGGTCCGAACGATCATCGTCCCGTGCAAAAGCCAGGCCTATCCTCCCATCAGCCTTTGACCACCCCCCGGATCTCCGGACGATTTTGTCACGCGATTttttcgcttttttttttttttttagcccATCGGGCACCGAGGTGTTCCCGCTGAACCAAACATCGTCTTGGCAATCTCCAATCGGGCACGCCGTGCCGATCTGCTGCTTCAAACATGGGAAACTCGCACACCAAGGAGGCGAGGGACCCTAACGCTCCCTTGTCCCCTCACGATCCTCGATCACATGCATCCGGCCATCACGCATCCGGCTCCTCGTCCAGCAGACCCAGAAACCGAGCCAGCCGATCCGATCTCGGCGGACTCTTCGGAATCAGCGCcggctcctcatcctcgacaCAACCCCCATACGAACGACGGGAGACGAAGCAAGAGCGAGAGGCGAGGAAGCTCGAACGAGAAAGACAGGCGCGTCTCATAGAGAGAGAACGAAGCTTGAAAGAGGAGCATGTGGATGGTGGATATCTGGTTACATTGGGTACATATGTCGGCACAGAGGACTTTAACAAGGCAGTAGTTCGACAATTGCAGGTAATTGATTCTCCTACGCTGTCTTGCTTCTCTCTGGGAGTGTGGGCCCGCTCAAAAACAGCTGGACTAATGGCTGACGCATTATACAATGGCAGATCGAGCGAAGATTGGCGCCATTCTGGAGAGGCCTGAACGACTTCTCAGAGACATGGACCGAGTACCAAATAGTTGCAGCTGCTCGGGGTCTACCTTTGCCTGCCGCCGATGCCATTCCCCCGGATGAGCTGATACCCCGACCTATATCAGCCACCTCGCCCGCGGCTTCTACACAAAACATTGATAGTCTCATGGTGCCTATGGGTGGCAGGACACAGTCCACCGCATCCGACAGGAGCGGCTCAGGACTCGGCTCTAGTTTGCCGTCCCCCACCTCGGCACCGAGCAGCAAGAgtccctttaaacgatccaAAGGCATCGCAGCGGCGCTGAACCTGTCATCCTCGCGTAACAACTCGACCACTGACATAGCAGCGCCTCGCGAGATAAAGCTCCCGCATGATCCTTTTGTGAATGGTCAGCCCATGGAGGTGTTTTTGTACAAGGACGGAAGCGAGTGCCCCATCTGCTTCCTGTACTATCCGCCCTACCTGAACCACACACGATGCTGTGACCAGCCCATCTGTAGCGAATGCTTTGTGCAGATAAAGCGTGCCGATCCTCACTACCCCGACGGCCATGGCGACGCCCAAAACTCGGAGAGGCCCCCGGAGGAGCAGGCTGGTTTGCTGATTTCGGAGCCGGCCTGCTGTCCCTACTGCCAACAGCCAGAGCTCGGTGTCACGTACGACCCCCCACCGTTCCGCCGCGGTCTGACGTATTCGAGTCCAACTCCGCACATGGGCACCATGGGCACGGCCAtgtccagcagcagctcgcTCAACTCAAGCCTCTCCCCGTCGTCCCTGGCATCCCCGACAAGCATGGGACACAGCAGAAGACGAACGCAATCACTGTCGGCTAATGCCCCGAACGTCGTCACAACGGACCGCGTGAGGCCGGACTGGGCGACAAAGCTTGCCGCGCAGCGGGCACATATTGCGCGGCGTGCTGCGGCCGCCACTGCCCTGCACACGGCGGCATTCCTGATGAGCAACAACGAGCAGCAACGGTCCCTTAGGATAGGAAGGTTCAGCAGACGCAACACAGCCGAGAGGACCGCGCCGGGACCATCGACCAACGCAGCCGCGAGCAACAGCCCCGCCAGGCCAGAGGCCGCTGCAGCTGAGAGCGAATCTGCGTCTCCAGGGACCGGAGAGGCGAGAAGCAGCTCCGGTCGGGGGATCATGGGTGCGCGCAGGAGCCGTATGGAGGACCTCGAGGAGATGATGTTTGCCGAAGCCATCAGGTTGTCTCTGGCTGCGGAGGAAGAGCGGAAACGCAAGGCAGAGAAGGAAGAACGCAAGGAAGCCAAgcgcaaggagaaggaggacaAGAAGGCTGCCAAGGCCGCAGCCAAGAGCTCTGGGTCCGGGCCGTACACGGGCTCCAGCGGTAACAGCTCCATCGCCGGCAGCGCCCTCAGCTTGCCCGGCCTCGGTCTGGGAAGGCGGCGGGGAAACAGTGCCGCTTCAAACCTGCGCATGGAGGCCAGTGTGGCTAGCGCCGTGGCCGCATCGGGATCGGGCAGTCCAGAATCGGCGACAGCTGCTGGTGGTGACAAGGGGAAGGGGGTCGAGAGGCCAATGGCAGCAAATTCTGGAGACTCCAGTGAACACGCAGAGGCCGGTGCCTCTTCGAGCATGCCCGCCGGGTCCCAGCCCATCTCATCACCACAACGGCCTGGCGGTCATTCCCACCTGCGCCAGATCAGCAACGTATCGTCGGTCTCGGATTCGTCCTTCGTTGACGCTTCGGGCGGTGTTGCTGACGAAGGGCGGACGGCAGCGACTGGTGTCGAGCCCACTCCAAACATGACCAGCTTGTCGGAAGTGGTGGACGTTCTGGACGAGGTTGACCATGCGAAATCCCATGACGCCACAGAGGTGCAGCATCTTGAGAACGCATCCGACAACAAGCCGCCGAGCAAGGACGCCGGAGAAGCACCGTCCCCTCCGGAGTTGGTGGTAACGCCAGGAACCCCTGCGCTTAACAACGAGGGCTTTGAGACCAACAAACAGCTGGACATTAAGCCCACTGCGCAGCACGAtgatcagcagcagcagcgccagcagTCCGCGTAAGAATCGGGCGGTGACACTGTGTATGGGAATATTTAGTGGCCACCACTTGGTGATATTTTGGGTTTTATCCTTTTATTCTCGGGAAGAAGGTGGAGTTGATGGTTGATGTTCTGCGTTCAGGGGCATGCGGATGGCCTCGAAAGATCGAACTGCGAGCTTTGGTGCAATTTTCCTTTGTTTCTGACCATACGGTGCACGCATAGACGGCAAAGAAATCTCCtaacttattttttttttttattccatgGGCATGATTGTTTGATGGAGTTCAGGTAACGCTTGACGGCACGGTTCATAAGGCTAGGAAATTGTCTTGATGTTTTATGCTACAGTTGTTCtttagctttgtttttttcttttttgattTCTTTATTACAATCAACGATGATATTTTCGAAAATTTCAGTTGCGCAGCATAAGCCCGAGCGTGTCCCGCCCCTTAGAAAGATTAACAGTCACAGCGTGGTCGGGATGACTCAAATCTAAATCTGCTACAAGATCAGTGCACATGTCGTTTCTTCTGAGCCTTGGCGGTCCAATTTCATCCACTCAACAGTGGGAGCGGTTCTGACATGGCCAGATCTATACGTGGATGTAAATGCCGTTACATATCGTCTATGAAAGCCTTGACCGGTCTAAAAGAATTACCTGATATATAGAGCGCCAACTAGTCTGAAGAATAAAATATTGCATTACACCAgggtattaaaaaaaaagccttccTTTCAACAACTCGTCTCAGTGACCATTGCTCATTGGATCCTTGGAACCAACCACGTTCCCGTGCTCACCGAACCAACCCTTGTGCGGACTATCCCAAGAAAAGTCCTTCCACTCGCCCAGGATCGGCCACATGACGTCCCTGACAAACGCAACCACATCCTCGGGCCCTCCCTTGGCACCGCCGACGGCATCCACATGACCGTTACCATTCGTCACGCCGGCCTTGTGGCCATCCTCCACCAGCCCCAGATCCCGACAGGCCGAGGCCCACGCCGCCATCgtctcctcgagctcccgcaCGCTCGTCACCCCGATGACGGTGCCGCCGACGGTCTGC
Proteins encoded in this region:
- a CDS encoding C2H2 zinc finger protein; amino-acid sequence: MGNSHTKEARDPNAPLSPHDPRSHASGHHASGSSSSRPRNRASRSDLGGLFGISAGSSSSTQPPYERRETKQEREARKLERERQARLIERERSLKEEHVDGGYLVTLGTYVGTEDFNKAVVRQLQIERRLAPFWRGLNDFSETWTEYQIVAAARGLPLPAADAIPPDELIPRPISATSPAASTQNIDSLMVPMGGRTQSTASDRSGSGLGSSLPSPTSAPSSKSPFKRSKGIAAALNLSSSRNNSTTDIAAPREIKLPHDPFVNGQPMEVFLYKDGSECPICFLYYPPYLNHTRCCDQPICSECFVQIKRADPHYPDGHGDAQNSERPPEEQAGLLISEPACCPYCQQPELGVTYDPPPFRRGLTYSSPTPHMGTMGTAMSSSSSLNSSLSPSSLASPTSMGHSRRRTQSLSANAPNVVTTDRVRPDWATKLAAQRAHIARRAAAATALHTAAFLMSNNEQQRSLRIGRFSRRNTAERTAPGPSTNAAASNSPARPEAAAAESESASPGTGEARSSSGRGIMGARRSRMEDLEEMMFAEAIRLSLAAEEERKRKAEKEERKEAKRKEKEDKKAAKAAAKSSGSGPYTGSSGNSSIAGSALSLPGLGLGRRRGNSAASNLRMEASVASAVAASGSGSPESATAAGGDKGKGVERPMAANSGDSSEHAEAGASSSMPAGSQPISSPQRPGGHSHLRQISNVSSVSDSSFVDASGGVADEGRTAATGVEPTPNMTSLSEVVDVLDEVDHAKSHDATEVQHLENASDNKPPSKDAGEAPSPPELVVTPGTPALNNEGFETNKQLDIKPTAQHDDQQQQRQQSA